In the Candidatus Neomarinimicrobiota bacterium genome, one interval contains:
- a CDS encoding DUF4340 domain-containing protein: protein MIRKQWRTPAIVLGVLALLYLGTRLQDARLGTPSDRVFDIEPDVVGRIVFREGDKELELVRISDTLWVLTGHEHATLRQWRLDRLFDTVLKVKRESVISDNPAKWATYGVDDSSGRRLEIYDIGDRLEASVVVGQSETNWQSSHLRSAGRDEVYLTGVSIYHLINADTSFWLEPPPPPPAEEEEKEES from the coding sequence ATGATACGTAAACAGTGGCGCACGCCCGCCATCGTGCTCGGCGTTTTGGCGCTACTCTATCTGGGGACGCGTCTGCAGGACGCGCGCCTCGGCACCCCCAGCGATCGGGTGTTCGATATCGAACCCGACGTGGTGGGCCGCATCGTATTCAGGGAGGGGGACAAGGAGCTGGAACTGGTGCGCATCAGCGACACCCTGTGGGTGCTCACCGGCCACGAGCACGCAACCTTGCGCCAGTGGCGGCTGGACCGGCTGTTCGACACTGTCTTGAAGGTCAAGCGCGAGAGCGTGATCTCCGACAACCCCGCCAAGTGGGCCACCTACGGCGTCGATGATTCCAGCGGCCGCCGGCTGGAGATTTACGACATCGGTGACCGGCTGGAGGCCAGCGTGGTGGTGGGCCAGTCCGAGACCAACTGGCAGAGCAGCCACCTCCGGTCCGCGGGCCGGGACGAGGTCTACCTCACCGGAGTGAGCATCTACCACCTCATCAATGCCGACACCAGCTTCTGGCTGGAACCGCCGCCACCGCCCCCGGCCGAGGAGGAGGAAAAGGAGGAGAGCTGA
- the tcmP gene encoding three-Cys-motif partner protein TcmP produces the protein MGILTKNRKSSGRKAMGKEPPIHDEIGVWSEIKLEIVKEYATAYSTILASQTSPAFSHVYIDAFAGSGINVSRVTGKFVPGSPLNALEVRPPFQEFYLIDRDDEKVLALQKIVGARNDVHIFGGDCNEILLKKVFPQVKYSEFRRGLCFIDPYRINLDWNVILTAAQMKSVEIFLNFSTHYLNRAILTRRKPDTVPEEPLARMNAFWGDTSWENIAYRKPQTRVGSEDEKVTNLELALAYRERLIARAGFKYVPQPVPMKNSKGAVVYYLFFASHNPVAKTIVEQIFDKHRSRGY, from the coding sequence ATGGGAATATTAACCAAAAATCGTAAATCAAGTGGCAGAAAAGCGATGGGCAAGGAACCTCCAATTCATGATGAGATAGGAGTATGGTCGGAAATAAAACTCGAAATTGTAAAAGAATATGCGACGGCATACTCCACAATCTTGGCCAGTCAGACTAGTCCAGCCTTTTCTCATGTCTACATAGACGCATTTGCGGGGAGCGGAATAAATGTATCTCGAGTCACTGGCAAATTTGTTCCGGGCAGTCCCCTTAATGCCCTTGAAGTGCGTCCTCCTTTTCAAGAATTCTATCTCATCGACAGAGATGATGAAAAGGTATTAGCGCTCCAGAAAATCGTCGGAGCTAGGAATGATGTTCATATTTTTGGAGGAGACTGCAACGAAATTTTATTGAAAAAAGTGTTCCCTCAAGTAAAGTATAGTGAGTTCCGGCGGGGCCTCTGTTTCATTGATCCATATCGGATCAACTTGGATTGGAATGTCATCCTTACTGCGGCTCAAATGAAGTCCGTGGAGATATTCCTCAATTTTTCAACCCACTATTTGAATCGCGCAATTTTGACTCGCAGAAAGCCTGATACGGTACCAGAAGAGCCTTTAGCGCGCATGAACGCATTCTGGGGTGATACGAGCTGGGAGAATATAGCCTATCGTAAACCACAAACACGAGTTGGCAGTGAAGACGAGAAAGTAACTAACCTAGAACTGGCATTAGCCTACCGTGAAAGGCTCATCGCACGGGCAGGATTTAAATATGTTCCACAACCCGTACCGATGAAAAACTCGAAAGGAGCTGTTGTATATTATCTTTTTTTTGCGTCCCACAATCCAGTTGCCAAAACCATTGTGGAACAAATCTTCGACAAACACCGGTCACGTGGATACTAA
- a CDS encoding phage Gp37/Gp68 family protein, protein MSVLSSIEWTEATWNPVTGCTKVSPGCKHCYAERMAGRLEAMGQYRYRNGFKLTLQEDLVGLPLTWKKPKMIFVNSMSDLFHKDVPLTYIQDVFDTMNLASWHIFQILTKRSERLRAVSDKLIWGDNIWMGVSVENRDYEYRINDLRQTGARVKFLSLEPLLGSLRKVSFEGMDWLIVGGESGPGARPMKKSWVTEIRDRSRDLGISFFFKQWGGVNKKKTGRELEGQTYDQFPAVDSLGVVQAL, encoded by the coding sequence ATGAGTGTGTTATCTTCAATAGAATGGACCGAGGCCACGTGGAACCCAGTTACAGGTTGCACCAAAGTCAGCCCCGGCTGCAAACACTGCTATGCTGAGCGGATGGCTGGCAGGCTGGAGGCGATGGGTCAGTACCGATATAGAAATGGCTTTAAGCTAACGCTCCAAGAAGACCTAGTTGGCCTTCCCCTAACGTGGAAAAAACCCAAAATGATCTTTGTGAACTCAATGAGTGATCTCTTTCACAAAGATGTTCCACTTACCTATATCCAAGATGTTTTCGACACCATGAACTTGGCCTCGTGGCATATTTTCCAAATTTTGACGAAACGTTCTGAGCGGTTGCGTGCAGTCAGTGATAAGCTAATTTGGGGAGACAATATCTGGATGGGGGTCTCTGTCGAGAACAGGGACTATGAATATCGTATCAACGACCTCCGTCAGACGGGTGCTAGAGTCAAGTTTCTTTCTCTCGAACCGCTGTTGGGCTCACTTAGAAAGGTATCATTTGAAGGAATGGATTGGCTCATAGTTGGCGGTGAATCTGGCCCTGGAGCAAGGCCCATGAAAAAGAGCTGGGTAACGGAAATACGAGACCGGTCTCGGGATCTTGGAATTTCCTTCTTCTTCAAACAATGGGGTGGAGTGAATAAGAAAAAGACGGGCAGAGAACTGGAGGGCCAGACTTACGATCAATTCCCAGCGGTTGACTCGCTTGGTGTTGTCCAGGCCTTATAG
- the yccX gene encoding acylphosphatase has translation MKQLRIVVSGRVQGVGFRWSAQRQARQLGVNGYVRNLAGGDVEIVAAGADDRVERFVDWAGAGPPGALVTHLQLEPQPYDGAYTDFGVRF, from the coding sequence ATGAAACAGCTCCGCATCGTCGTCTCCGGGCGCGTCCAGGGGGTGGGCTTCCGCTGGTCCGCCCAGCGGCAGGCCCGGCAGCTGGGGGTCAACGGCTACGTCCGGAACCTGGCAGGCGGCGATGTTGAGATCGTGGCTGCGGGGGCCGACGACCGCGTGGAGCGTTTCGTTGACTGGGCCGGTGCCGGCCCGCCCGGTGCCTTAGTGACCCACCTGCAGCTGGAGCCGCAGCCCTACGATGGCGCGTATACCGACTTCGGCGTCCGCTTCTAG
- a CDS encoding thioredoxin domain-containing protein, producing MSRSTELESKSAATADLTLKSALQLLAHREQRVRPQLDDKILTDWNGLMVSALARAGQALDRDDYVAAAAKAADFLLTRLRDNKGRLLHRYRGGRAGIMATVDDYAFFVAGLLDLYEATFSASYLQTALELNGQLLEYFWDDEAGGFFFTADDGEALLVRSKEIYDGAVPSGNSVAAMNLIRLGRTTSDPDLEGRAAAIGKTFARKVAQSPTAFTQLLSAVAFAVGPSYEVVIAGEPGSADADAMLAALRRSYHPNKVVLFHPQGDGQAEIARLAPFVANQTSLDGKATAYVCRNYACKAPTTEVAVMLAALDGE from the coding sequence GGTGCGGCCCCAGCTGGACGACAAGATCCTCACCGACTGGAACGGGCTGATGGTCTCGGCGCTGGCGCGGGCCGGACAGGCCCTGGACCGGGATGACTACGTGGCCGCCGCAGCCAAGGCCGCCGACTTCCTGCTCACCCGGCTGCGGGACAACAAGGGCCGCCTCCTGCACCGCTACCGGGGCGGCCGGGCCGGCATCATGGCCACCGTGGACGACTATGCCTTTTTCGTGGCGGGCCTGCTGGACCTGTACGAGGCCACCTTCAGCGCCAGCTATCTGCAGACGGCCTTGGAACTCAATGGCCAGCTGCTGGAATACTTCTGGGACGACGAAGCCGGGGGGTTCTTTTTCACCGCCGATGATGGCGAGGCGCTGCTGGTGCGCAGCAAGGAGATTTACGACGGGGCCGTTCCATCGGGGAACTCGGTGGCGGCGATGAACCTGATCCGGCTGGGGCGCACCACGTCGGACCCGGACTTGGAGGGGCGGGCCGCCGCCATCGGCAAGACCTTCGCCCGCAAGGTGGCGCAGAGCCCCACCGCCTTTACCCAGCTGCTGAGCGCCGTGGCCTTCGCGGTGGGACCGTCCTACGAGGTGGTCATCGCCGGTGAGCCGGGCAGCGCCGATGCCGACGCCATGCTGGCCGCCCTGCGGCGCAGCTACCACCCCAACAAAGTGGTGCTCTTCCACCCCCAGGGCGATGGGCAGGCCGAGATTGCCCGGCTGGCCCCCTTCGTCGCCAACCAGACCAGCCTGGACGGCAAGGCTACCGCCTACGTCTGCCGGAACTACGCTTGCAAAGCCCCCACCACGGAGGTTGCAGTCATGCTGGCGGCGCTGGACGGGGAGTAG